A window of the Sporosarcina sp. FSL K6-2383 genome harbors these coding sequences:
- a CDS encoding DegV family protein: MKTAIVTDSTAYLPAHLLKELDIHMIPLTVTLNGEAYEEEIDLTTTDFYDKVRGDGPLPKTSQPPIGKFVELYESLKETHDAVISIHLSSGISGTYAGAGQAGGMVEGITVHTFDSEISCYPQGFYVLRAAQLAQQGATPDAILAELAAMKQTLRAYFMVDDLTHLQRGGRLSSAQALIGGLLQVKPLLHFHEKVIVPFEKVRTRKKAMKRIADLLAEDAVHMPLEAVIIHGNQPEEAEAWLAQLTEQLPSVQFTISHFGPVIGTHLGEGAMGLGWVKRQA; the protein is encoded by the coding sequence TTGAAAACAGCAATTGTGACTGATAGCACGGCTTATTTACCAGCACATCTACTAAAAGAATTAGATATCCATATGATTCCCCTTACTGTAACGCTAAACGGCGAAGCATATGAGGAGGAAATCGACCTAACGACAACCGACTTTTACGATAAAGTACGTGGAGACGGTCCATTACCGAAGACATCCCAACCGCCCATTGGTAAATTTGTCGAACTCTATGAATCATTAAAAGAAACACATGACGCGGTCATTTCCATCCATTTATCGAGTGGAATTAGCGGCACATACGCAGGCGCGGGACAAGCAGGCGGAATGGTGGAGGGCATAACAGTCCACACATTCGATTCGGAAATTTCATGTTATCCACAAGGATTTTACGTACTCCGCGCGGCGCAATTGGCACAACAAGGTGCAACGCCAGATGCTATCCTGGCAGAACTCGCGGCGATGAAACAAACATTGCGCGCTTATTTCATGGTAGATGATCTCACACATCTCCAGCGAGGCGGCAGACTATCTAGTGCACAGGCGCTCATCGGTGGATTACTCCAGGTTAAACCACTACTTCATTTCCACGAAAAAGTGATTGTCCCCTTTGAAAAGGTTCGGACACGTAAAAAAGCGATGAAGCGTATCGCAGATTTATTAGCGGAAGACGCGGTCCACATGCCATTGGAAGCAGTCATCATCCACGGTAACCAACCTGAAGAAGCCGAAGCATGGCTTGCTCAATTAACAGAGCAATTGCCAAGCGTCCAATTCACCATCAGCCACTTTGGACCAGTCATCGGTACTCATCTCGGTGAAGGGGCAATGGGACTCGGTTGGGTGAAACGACAAGCATAA
- a CDS encoding DEAD/DEAH box helicase family protein, producing MGRVSSCTELIVWDGEPTAYPTIHSLAWQGTLTPRQKQASDELTVSTSKGIPHLIHAVCGSGKTEILFEPIHRLLIEGKRVCIAAPRVDVILELEPRLRAAFPQTAIDALYGGAKSTTVAPQLILATTHQLYRFRHAFDAIFVDEADAFPYTADETLRKAVRKAAKPNAPVHFVTATPSDKLLAEMKKTGQISTINRRYHGHPLPVPRYDALWNYSKYIQKNKLPKKLIAWTLERLEQQQPFLIFFHHIALMEQAEPLFKQLDTRIHAVHAAHPDRKEHVQALRNKEIPGLLTTTILERGITIPNVQVAIVGAEQQIFNKGALIQIGGRVGRSAQCPTGDFVLFHHGITYAMDAAKNDIIQLNKGGKNL from the coding sequence ATGGGACGTGTTTCTTCCTGCACCGAGCTAATCGTTTGGGACGGGGAGCCGACAGCCTATCCAACAATACACTCGCTCGCCTGGCAAGGCACACTCACCCCACGACAAAAGCAAGCATCCGATGAACTCACTGTGAGCACTAGCAAAGGCATTCCGCACCTCATTCATGCCGTTTGTGGATCAGGGAAAACAGAAATTCTGTTTGAACCCATTCATAGACTACTAATAGAAGGGAAACGCGTTTGCATCGCAGCTCCACGTGTCGATGTCATTCTGGAACTTGAGCCGCGACTGCGTGCAGCATTCCCACAAACGGCTATCGACGCACTATACGGAGGGGCAAAATCGACAACAGTAGCCCCGCAGCTCATACTTGCCACGACGCACCAGCTCTATCGCTTCCGTCACGCATTCGACGCCATCTTTGTCGACGAAGCCGATGCATTCCCTTATACCGCAGATGAAACCTTACGTAAAGCAGTTCGGAAAGCGGCAAAACCCAATGCGCCTGTCCATTTTGTCACAGCTACACCATCGGACAAACTGCTAGCGGAAATGAAAAAGACCGGTCAAATCTCTACCATTAATCGTCGCTACCACGGACATCCATTACCTGTGCCGCGCTACGACGCCCTATGGAATTACAGCAAGTATATTCAAAAGAATAAGCTACCAAAAAAACTCATCGCCTGGACGTTAGAACGACTTGAACAACAACAGCCGTTCCTTATCTTCTTCCATCATATCGCACTCATGGAACAGGCCGAACCTTTATTCAAACAACTCGATACACGCATTCACGCTGTACATGCTGCGCATCCTGATCGAAAAGAGCATGTGCAAGCGCTACGCAATAAAGAAATTCCTGGCCTCCTCACAACGACCATTTTAGAACGCGGTATTACTATTCCAAACGTCCAAGTCGCCATCGTTGGGGCGGAACAGCAGATTTTCAACAAAGGTGCACTCATTCAAATTGGCGGTCGTGTCGGGCGTTCAGCGCAGTGTCCAACAGGAGATTTTGTGCTCTTCCATCACGGTATTACGTACGCTATGGACGCGGCGAAGAATGATATCATTCAGCTCAACAAAGGAGGCAAAAATCTATGA
- a CDS encoding phosphoribosyltransferase family protein: MNECLLCAQSIASTPSWQALLGLRKQSNICQDCSKKFQRADNKDKCDVLDHITTLYSYNEAMLDYLHQFKFLQDIRLADVFAHELRNHLSTSAIIVPIPMHPEKKIQRTFAQVDELLKSARIPYTHVLDKINLEAMGEKTKAQRQAMKPLFSIKEETIIRPSTYILVDDIYTTGTTLRHAATVLKQAGATRVEALTLIRA, from the coding sequence ATGAATGAATGCCTCCTTTGTGCACAATCCATCGCCTCGACACCGTCATGGCAAGCACTACTTGGATTGCGTAAACAATCAAATATTTGCCAGGATTGTTCAAAAAAGTTCCAACGTGCCGATAATAAGGATAAGTGTGACGTGCTCGACCATATTACAACGCTATATAGCTATAACGAAGCAATGCTTGACTATTTGCACCAATTTAAATTTCTGCAAGACATTCGATTGGCAGACGTCTTTGCGCATGAATTACGCAACCATCTATCAACAAGCGCAATTATCGTCCCAATTCCGATGCATCCTGAAAAAAAGATTCAGCGAACCTTCGCCCAGGTCGATGAACTGCTGAAAAGTGCACGCATTCCATATACGCATGTACTCGACAAGATCAATCTGGAAGCAATGGGAGAAAAAACGAAAGCACAGCGTCAAGCGATGAAACCTTTATTTTCAATAAAAGAGGAAACGATTATTCGACCGAGCACATACATACTAGTAGACGATATTTATACGACGGGTACGACACTCCGTCATGCGGCTACTGTTTTAAAGCAAGCGGGTGCAA